Proteins co-encoded in one Nitrospiraceae bacterium genomic window:
- a CDS encoding DedA family protein — MLETFFKWLVDLIGVMGYPGIAFLMFIESTFIPLPSELVIPPAGYLISQNQMSWAGVLIAGTAGSLFGALFNYVIAVHYGRRFILKYGKYFFITKEHFEKGERFFKIHGSISTFVGRLILGIRHYISFPAGLARMDIKKFCFYTSLGAGIWVWVLAYIGYFVGNNQEKVLEVSRQWSIYAISGCAVLVILYVLWHKKKNSKK, encoded by the coding sequence GTGCTAGAGACATTTTTCAAGTGGCTTGTTGATTTAATAGGGGTGATGGGTTACCCTGGGATTGCATTTCTCATGTTTATCGAAAGCACATTCATTCCTTTACCTTCTGAGCTTGTCATTCCACCTGCCGGTTATCTAATATCTCAGAATCAGATGAGCTGGGCTGGTGTTTTAATAGCAGGCACAGCAGGAAGTCTGTTTGGCGCATTATTCAATTATGTTATAGCAGTCCATTATGGACGAAGATTTATACTCAAATACGGGAAATATTTTTTTATAACCAAAGAGCATTTTGAAAAAGGCGAAAGGTTTTTTAAAATTCATGGAAGCATAAGCACATTTGTCGGCAGGCTGATTCTTGGAATCAGACATTATATTTCGTTTCCTGCCGGGCTTGCCAGAATGGATATTAAAAAATTCTGTTTTTACACATCACTTGGCGCTGGAATATGGGTCTGGGTGCTTGCATACATAGGCTATTTTGTAGGGAATAACCAGGAAAAAGTCCTTGAAGTCAGCAGACAATGGAGTATTTACGCCATATCAGGATGTGCGGTTCTTGTTATTCTGTATGTTTTATGGCATAAAAAGAAGAACTCGAAAAAATAG
- a CDS encoding dienelactone hydrolase family protein encodes MKKILILLFAISFLLILTGLAFAKPDIEGKEVSYKDGEVVMKGYIAYDKNIKGKKPGVLIVHEWWGLNEFSKKRARMLAEMGYTALALDMYGNGKQLMHPDDAKKFSSELFKNFDTAKLRFNSALEFLKKQTTVNSEKIAAIGFCFGGSIVLNMAREGIDLKGVASFHGGLAPVKPAQKGIVKAKILVLHGADDTFATKEQIESFKKEMKDAGVNYKFISYPGAIHSFTNPDADMYAKKFNMKVAYNENADKKSWKELEKFLKSIFK; translated from the coding sequence ATGAAGAAGATATTGATTCTGTTATTTGCGATTTCCTTTTTGTTAATTCTCACAGGTCTTGCTTTTGCAAAACCTGATATTGAGGGCAAAGAAGTAAGCTACAAAGACGGTGAAGTTGTGATGAAGGGCTACATTGCTTATGACAAAAATATCAAAGGCAAGAAGCCAGGGGTGCTGATCGTTCATGAATGGTGGGGACTTAATGAATTTTCTAAAAAACGCGCAAGAATGCTTGCTGAAATGGGATATACTGCGCTTGCCCTTGATATGTACGGCAACGGCAAACAGTTAATGCATCCCGATGACGCTAAAAAATTCTCATCAGAGCTTTTTAAAAATTTTGATACTGCCAAATTACGCTTTAACTCGGCGCTCGAATTTCTCAAAAAACAGACAACAGTCAATTCTGAAAAGATCGCTGCAATCGGCTTTTGCTTTGGAGGAAGCATTGTTCTTAATATGGCAAGAGAAGGTATTGATCTGAAGGGAGTGGCTAGTTTTCATGGAGGGCTTGCTCCTGTAAAACCTGCACAAAAAGGGATTGTTAAAGCTAAAATCCTTGTGCTGCATGGAGCAGACGACACATTTGCAACGAAAGAGCAGATTGAATCTTTCAAAAAAGAGATGAAGGATGCAGGAGTTAATTACAAATTTATCTCATATCCCGGAGCAATACATAGTTTCACCAATCCTGATGCTGATATGTACGCAAAGAAATTCAACATGAAGGTTGCATACAACGAGAATGCTGATAAAAAATCATGGAAAGAGCTGGAGAAATTTTTGAAAAGTATTTTTAAATAA
- a CDS encoding DUF3786 domain-containing protein, with protein MNSGEQKAWEKLSRLNPDDVCKRACVLHDHDNENYILASFGMEFSISPKNRTIKNLHDSGEIFIKKHGYFFILSVLLYLINAKDIPLTNKQIKPENLKGGDIFFKGSHVLPLQAVTEKYGNDKNNFALKAKNLCGRRLNYGNISFEFRPLPRIPITLILWLHDDEFPARADLLFDSSCEYHLSIDILWSLAMMNILAML; from the coding sequence ATGAATTCAGGGGAACAAAAAGCATGGGAAAAGCTCTCAAGGCTTAATCCAGACGACGTATGTAAAAGAGCCTGTGTTTTGCATGATCATGATAATGAAAATTATATTCTTGCTTCATTCGGGATGGAATTCAGCATATCGCCAAAAAACAGAACTATAAAAAATCTACATGATAGCGGTGAAATATTTATTAAAAAACATGGTTATTTTTTTATTCTCTCGGTTCTGCTTTATCTCATAAACGCAAAAGACATTCCCTTGACCAATAAACAGATAAAACCGGAAAATCTCAAGGGTGGAGATATTTTTTTCAAAGGTTCTCATGTGCTTCCTCTTCAGGCAGTTACTGAAAAATACGGCAACGATAAAAACAATTTTGCTCTTAAGGCAAAAAATCTTTGCGGCAGGAGACTTAATTATGGGAATATTTCTTTTGAGTTCAGGCCTCTTCCCAGAATACCAATAACATTAATTCTATGGCTTCATGACGATGAATTCCCTGCAAGGGCAGACCTGCTCTTTGATTCTTCATGCGAGTATCATCTGTCGATTGATATTTTATGGTCGCTTGCAATGATGAATATACTGGCAATGCTATGA
- a CDS encoding radical SAM protein produces the protein MVACNDEYTGNAMSINRKLIEKTREILSKEKGTVYKDPGGRINVCLAFPNTYHIGMSNLGFQGIYTLLNERKDVVCERVFLPDEKDITEYSKTETELFSMESLKPLNRFDIIAFSVSFENDYPNILKILELGNVPLRSADRNERHPLVILGGVCASFNPEPLADFFDVCFIGEAEEMLSEFTEAYKKSSSKNDLLKNIIGIEGIYVPKFYSVEYEKGISKRTCFAGAFEKIKRRYIENISEKKIRPSIITPDTEFSNMYLIEAMRGCPWQCRFCVAGHIYSPARKKELATIKSEINSAMEITKRVGLIGPSLTDYPYVNEVLSTDGVDFSITSLRANPKSAELLRHLKNHKSISIAPEAGTERLRKVINKKITEEDIIETSRLILEQGIENMRLYFMVGLPTETDEDIKGIIELVKKIRSLSRTGKISLTISTFVPKPFTPFQWHPMEKIDIVKQKIKTIKKLLLPVWGVKVLHDVQKYAYMQGLLSMGDRRISYTLESMLKTNDWKKSCIESKIDTDFYIFRNKDIRETLPWNFIEQWTPKQKLWEEYQKALSEK, from the coding sequence ATGGTCGCTTGCAATGATGAATATACTGGCAATGCTATGAGCATTAACCGGAAACTTATAGAAAAAACAAGAGAAATCCTTTCAAAAGAAAAAGGCACTGTATACAAAGATCCCGGAGGCAGAATAAATGTCTGCCTTGCATTTCCAAACACATATCACATCGGAATGTCCAATCTAGGATTTCAGGGAATATATACTCTGTTGAATGAAAGAAAAGATGTTGTATGCGAAAGGGTTTTTCTTCCGGACGAAAAAGACATCACAGAGTATTCAAAAACAGAAACAGAGCTTTTTTCTATGGAGTCTTTAAAGCCTCTGAACAGATTTGACATCATCGCATTCTCAGTCTCGTTCGAGAATGATTATCCAAACATTCTGAAGATTCTGGAACTTGGGAATGTTCCACTTAGAAGCGCTGACAGAAATGAGCGCCATCCTCTCGTGATATTGGGAGGAGTCTGTGCCTCGTTCAACCCTGAACCGCTGGCTGATTTTTTTGATGTGTGTTTTATTGGAGAAGCTGAGGAGATGCTAAGTGAATTTACAGAAGCTTACAAAAAATCATCCTCAAAAAATGATTTACTCAAAAATATCATTGGGATTGAAGGCATTTATGTTCCAAAGTTCTACAGCGTTGAATATGAAAAAGGCATTTCAAAAAGAACATGTTTTGCAGGCGCTTTTGAAAAAATAAAGAGAAGATACATTGAGAACATATCTGAAAAAAAAATCAGGCCGTCAATCATAACCCCTGATACAGAGTTCTCGAATATGTATCTTATCGAGGCAATGAGAGGCTGCCCATGGCAATGCAGATTCTGTGTTGCTGGACATATTTACAGCCCTGCGCGCAAAAAAGAACTCGCTACAATAAAAAGTGAAATAAACTCAGCCATGGAGATCACTAAACGCGTTGGTCTTATAGGTCCATCTTTGACTGATTATCCTTATGTGAATGAGGTGTTGAGCACAGATGGCGTTGATTTTTCGATAACATCATTAAGGGCGAATCCTAAGAGCGCTGAATTATTAAGACATCTGAAAAATCACAAAAGCATATCAATTGCACCTGAAGCTGGGACAGAAAGACTTAGAAAGGTAATAAACAAAAAAATAACTGAGGAAGATATAATCGAGACATCAAGACTTATTCTGGAACAAGGCATCGAAAACATGAGGCTTTATTTCATGGTAGGTCTTCCTACAGAAACAGACGAAGACATAAAAGGTATTATTGAGCTCGTAAAAAAAATACGGTCTTTATCCAGAACAGGGAAGATATCTCTGACTATCAGCACCTTTGTGCCAAAACCATTTACGCCATTTCAATGGCATCCCATGGAAAAAATAGATATCGTAAAACAAAAGATTAAAACAATAAAAAAATTGCTCTTGCCAGTATGGGGAGTAAAGGTATTGCATGATGTACAAAAATATGCATATATGCAGGGTCTTTTGTCTATGGGTGACAGGAGAATTTCGTACACACTAGAATCAATGTTAAAAACAAATGACTGGAAAAAATCATGCATTGAATCAAAAATTGATACTGATTTTTATATTTTCAGAAATAAAGATATCAGGGAAACCCTTCCTTGGAACTTTATAGAGCAATGGACACCTAAGCAAAAACTCTGGGAAGAATACCAGAAAGCCTTGTCTGAAAAATAA
- the ppdK gene encoding pyruvate, phosphate dikinase → MAKSRKKYVYFFGAGKAEGKGDMKDLLGGKGAGLAEMTNLRVPVPAGFTITTLACNEYFNNKKKYPTGMWEEVLSTLKKVEKAMGMKFGDTKNPLLLSVRSGAKFSMPGMMDTVLNLGLNEATLRAIIKKTNNERFAYDAYRRFITMFGNIVMGVDRQKFERVLEEIKSRKGVQLDTDLTTEDIKEVVVEFKTIYKRSVGENFPSDPYDQLKKAINAVFGSWFGERAIKYRKLNNIPENLGTACNVQTMVFGNMGDNSGTGVGFTRDPSNGERKFFAECLINAQGEDVVAGIRTPLHISELKKRLPKAYDELNKIYKKLEKHYRDMLDIEFTVQEGKLYMLQTRVGKRTAAAALKIAIDMVKEGFIDKKTAILRIDPQQLDQLLHPMIDPKAHVKVIAKGLPASPGAAVGKVVFTAEDAEKAAVQGEKVILVRTETSPEDIGGMHAAQGILTARGGMTSHAAVVARGMGKCCVAGCGTININESQRLFTVNSMTIKEGEYITLNGTTGEVIAGEAPLTQPELTGEFGTFMKWVDEYRKIGVRSNADTPHDSAVARKFGAEGIGLCRTEHMFFDPERISAVREMILADDTDGRKAALAKILPMQKGDFKGIFKEMKGLPVTIRLLDPPLHEFIPHSDEDLKNLAHQMEVPFEKLKNRSKFLHEFNPMLGHRGCRLGITYPEIYAMQAQAIVEAACELSKQGIKVIPEIMIPLVGHVNELKIMRNLVTKTADEVQKKYKTKIKYTIGTMIELPRAAITADEIAAHAEFFSFGTNDLTQTTFGLSRDDAGKFLPFYVEKGILEDDPFISIDQGGTGLLMKTAIEKGRKVKKDLKMGICGEHGGDPKSVEFCHKIGLNYVSCSPYRVPIARLAAAQAALKEKTGKDLSKATV, encoded by the coding sequence ATGGCTAAAAGCAGAAAGAAGTATGTATACTTTTTCGGCGCAGGAAAGGCAGAAGGTAAAGGCGACATGAAAGACCTCCTTGGAGGTAAAGGTGCCGGTCTTGCTGAAATGACAAATCTGAGAGTTCCTGTACCAGCAGGGTTTACGATCACAACATTAGCATGCAATGAATATTTCAATAACAAGAAAAAATATCCTACTGGAATGTGGGAAGAGGTACTGAGTACTTTAAAAAAAGTTGAAAAAGCTATGGGCATGAAGTTTGGGGATACAAAAAATCCACTTTTACTCTCCGTTCGTTCAGGCGCAAAATTTTCAATGCCAGGAATGATGGATACAGTGCTCAACCTCGGACTTAATGAAGCAACTCTCAGAGCTATCATCAAGAAAACGAATAATGAGCGTTTTGCATATGATGCATACAGAAGATTCATAACAATGTTTGGAAACATTGTTATGGGAGTCGACAGACAGAAGTTTGAGAGAGTTCTGGAAGAGATAAAATCCAGGAAAGGAGTTCAGCTTGACACAGACCTTACAACAGAGGACATCAAAGAAGTTGTTGTTGAATTCAAAACTATATATAAAAGAAGTGTAGGAGAAAATTTTCCTTCAGACCCTTATGACCAGCTAAAGAAAGCTATCAACGCCGTTTTCGGCTCATGGTTTGGCGAAAGGGCAATAAAATACAGAAAACTGAACAACATACCTGAGAATCTGGGAACAGCATGTAATGTTCAGACAATGGTATTTGGAAATATGGGCGATAACTCAGGAACAGGGGTTGGTTTTACAAGAGACCCATCCAATGGAGAGAGAAAATTCTTTGCAGAATGCCTGATAAATGCACAAGGCGAAGACGTTGTCGCAGGTATCAGAACGCCTCTTCACATCAGCGAGCTGAAGAAAAGACTGCCAAAAGCCTATGATGAACTTAATAAAATTTACAAAAAGCTAGAGAAACACTATAGAGACATGCTCGATATTGAGTTTACTGTGCAGGAAGGCAAGCTCTATATGCTCCAGACAAGAGTCGGCAAGAGAACTGCTGCTGCTGCACTTAAGATTGCCATTGATATGGTAAAAGAAGGATTCATTGACAAGAAAACAGCAATACTCAGGATTGATCCACAACAGCTTGACCAGCTCTTGCATCCAATGATAGATCCAAAAGCTCATGTTAAGGTGATTGCAAAGGGACTGCCGGCATCACCCGGCGCAGCAGTCGGCAAGGTAGTATTCACAGCAGAAGATGCTGAAAAAGCTGCTGTACAGGGCGAAAAAGTGATACTAGTAAGAACCGAAACATCTCCTGAAGATATCGGCGGGATGCATGCTGCGCAGGGAATACTCACAGCAAGAGGCGGAATGACATCACACGCAGCTGTTGTTGCAAGAGGAATGGGCAAATGCTGCGTTGCAGGATGCGGAACAATAAATATAAACGAGAGCCAAAGACTATTCACAGTAAACTCAATGACAATCAAAGAAGGTGAATACATCACACTTAATGGAACAACCGGTGAAGTTATTGCCGGAGAGGCTCCGCTTACCCAGCCTGAACTTACGGGTGAATTTGGAACATTTATGAAGTGGGTCGATGAATACAGAAAAATAGGAGTAAGAAGCAATGCTGACACTCCTCACGACTCGGCAGTTGCAAGAAAATTCGGCGCTGAAGGAATCGGCTTATGCAGAACAGAACATATGTTCTTTGATCCTGAAAGAATCAGCGCAGTAAGAGAAATGATATTGGCTGATGATACAGATGGAAGAAAGGCGGCGCTTGCAAAAATTCTTCCTATGCAAAAAGGCGATTTCAAGGGAATATTCAAGGAAATGAAAGGACTGCCTGTAACAATCAGACTTCTTGATCCTCCATTGCATGAATTTATCCCGCATTCTGATGAAGACCTCAAAAACCTTGCGCATCAGATGGAAGTGCCATTCGAAAAGCTTAAAAACAGGTCTAAGTTTCTCCATGAGTTCAATCCTATGCTAGGACATAGAGGCTGCAGACTTGGAATAACCTATCCTGAGATATATGCAATGCAGGCACAGGCAATTGTAGAAGCCGCATGCGAACTTTCAAAACAGGGGATCAAGGTCATCCCAGAAATAATGATTCCATTAGTAGGACATGTAAATGAGCTCAAGATTATGAGAAATTTAGTTACAAAAACAGCTGATGAAGTTCAGAAGAAATACAAGACAAAAATTAAATATACTATTGGAACTATGATAGAGCTTCCAAGGGCTGCCATAACAGCTGATGAGATTGCAGCACACGCCGAATTTTTCTCCTTTGGAACAAATGACCTTACCCAGACAACATTTGGTCTTTCAAGAGATGACGCCGGGAAGTTCCTACCATTTTATGTTGAGAAAGGCATTCTTGAAGATGATCCGTTTATCTCCATTGATCAGGGAGGAACTGGGCTGCTGATGAAAACAGCTATTGAAAAAGGCAGAAAGGTTAAGAAAGATCTAAAGATGGGAATATGCGGAGAGCACGGCGGAGACCCAAAATCAGTTGAGTTCTGCCATAAAATTGGACTTAATTATGTAAGCTGTTCTCCGTACAGAGTTCCTATTGCAAGACTGGCTGCAGCGCAGGCAGCTTTAAAGGAAAAAACAGGGAAAGACCTGAGCAAGGCTACTGTCTAA
- a CDS encoding MFS transporter, which translates to MKIFRTIRNILDRIRKPKAGVREIFSFTVIVAALGYFVDIYDLILFSIVRIQSLKSIGIEGQALMDKGVLLLNMQMAGMMLGGIMWGVLGDKKGRVKILFGSIFIYSIANIANGFVNSVESYALWRFIAGIGLAGELGAGVTLVLENLSKQTRGYGTMIVATVGVTGAILANFISKYFDWRAAYFIGGGLGMLLLIMRIGVFESGMYKKIEVRNISKGNFFKLFTRKTQFFKYMKSILIGLPIWFSVGILITFSPEFAKALSIKETINSGEAVMYCYMGLVLGDFVSGFLSQYFKTRKKIVLLFLIFSCISTANYFMSSGINATSFYLNCLFIGFAVGYWAIFITIAAEQFGTNLRATVASTVPNFIRGTVIPITLLFQIAKTQFGILYGGAVIGVFCILIAFLALYMLEETFHKELNYIEGVN; encoded by the coding sequence ATGAAAATATTTCGAACAATAAGAAATATATTAGATCGAATCCGCAAACCTAAAGCCGGTGTCAGGGAAATCTTTTCTTTTACCGTTATAGTGGCTGCTCTTGGATATTTTGTGGATATCTACGATCTTATCCTATTCAGCATCGTTCGAATCCAGAGTCTTAAATCAATTGGGATTGAGGGACAAGCTCTTATGGACAAAGGCGTGCTACTTCTGAACATGCAGATGGCAGGCATGATGCTCGGAGGAATTATGTGGGGCGTTCTCGGAGATAAAAAGGGAAGAGTCAAAATACTCTTTGGCTCAATTTTTATATATTCAATAGCGAACATTGCCAATGGATTTGTCAATTCAGTTGAGAGCTATGCCCTTTGGCGTTTTATAGCAGGCATAGGACTCGCTGGAGAACTTGGAGCAGGAGTAACTCTGGTTCTGGAGAATCTGTCTAAACAAACCCGCGGCTATGGGACGATGATCGTAGCAACAGTCGGAGTAACAGGCGCAATCCTTGCCAACTTTATTTCAAAATATTTCGACTGGAGAGCTGCATATTTTATTGGCGGCGGACTCGGCATGCTGCTCCTCATCATGAGAATCGGGGTATTCGAATCAGGCATGTATAAAAAAATCGAAGTAAGAAATATCAGCAAAGGCAATTTCTTTAAACTTTTTACAAGAAAAACCCAGTTTTTCAAATACATGAAATCAATACTCATTGGACTGCCTATATGGTTTAGTGTCGGAATACTCATCACATTTTCTCCTGAATTTGCAAAGGCATTGTCAATCAAGGAAACTATTAATTCAGGAGAAGCTGTAATGTACTGTTATATGGGGCTGGTATTAGGTGATTTTGTGAGCGGATTCCTGAGCCAATATTTTAAGACAAGGAAAAAAATCGTCTTACTATTCCTTATTTTTTCATGCATATCAACAGCAAATTATTTTATGTCAAGCGGAATAAACGCAACATCTTTTTATTTAAACTGTTTGTTTATCGGATTTGCTGTTGGTTACTGGGCAATTTTTATAACAATTGCCGCTGAACAGTTCGGCACAAACCTCAGGGCAACTGTCGCATCAACTGTTCCTAATTTCATTCGCGGAACTGTTATCCCAATCACTTTGCTGTTTCAGATTGCAAAAACACAATTCGGAATTCTTTATGGCGGAGCCGTTATTGGAGTTTTCTGCATTCTTATCGCATTCCTTGCACTTTACATGCTGGAAGAGACCTTTCACAAGGAACTGAATTACATTGAAGGAGTGAACTGA
- a CDS encoding radical SAM protein, whose product MEFAPKWIAWEITRRCNLRCVHCRSSSEMEVKDHPDFSKDEAFRILDDISSYAKPVIVLSGGEPLVRKDVFEIARYGTAKGLRMCLATNGVLVDDAICENIKASGIRIVSLSLDGSDEKVHDDFRSQKGAFQSTINAARLFKKHGIEFIINSSFTKRNQEEILKVYRLAKKLGATAWYMFMIVPTGRGEEIMSELISKEEYEEILDWHYQMEKDEKDMLVRPTCAPHYYRVILQKSKEKGVKFEKRTLKFSTGGAKGCIAGQLICLIDVDGNVLPCSYFPKSAGNIHEKSFKDIWENSELFNDLRDFKKYKGKCGSCEYISVCGGCRARAYAVTGDYLDEEPFCSYMPIKIKKRKEK is encoded by the coding sequence ATGGAATTTGCGCCTAAATGGATAGCATGGGAAATAACACGCAGATGTAATCTCCGCTGTGTTCACTGCCGCTCATCTTCTGAAATGGAAGTAAAAGACCATCCTGATTTTTCTAAAGACGAGGCATTCAGGATACTGGATGACATTTCGAGTTATGCAAAGCCTGTCATCGTGCTTTCAGGCGGCGAACCATTAGTAAGAAAAGATGTCTTTGAAATAGCAAGATACGGCACTGCTAAGGGACTCAGGATGTGTCTTGCAACTAATGGCGTTCTCGTTGATGATGCGATATGCGAGAACATAAAGGCATCAGGCATAAGAATAGTTTCTCTCAGCCTCGACGGCTCTGATGAGAAGGTTCATGATGATTTCAGGAGCCAAAAAGGAGCTTTTCAAAGCACGATCAATGCTGCAAGGCTTTTTAAAAAACATGGAATAGAATTTATTATAAATTCATCTTTTACAAAGAGAAATCAGGAAGAGATACTCAAGGTTTACAGGCTCGCAAAAAAGCTCGGAGCAACAGCATGGTATATGTTCATGATAGTTCCGACTGGAAGAGGCGAGGAAATAATGAGCGAACTTATATCAAAAGAAGAGTATGAAGAAATACTTGACTGGCATTATCAGATGGAAAAAGATGAGAAGGACATGCTGGTAAGGCCTACGTGCGCACCTCATTATTACAGGGTGATATTACAGAAATCAAAAGAAAAAGGCGTAAAATTCGAGAAGAGGACATTGAAATTCTCCACAGGCGGAGCCAAAGGCTGCATTGCCGGACAGTTGATATGTCTGATAGATGTTGACGGGAATGTTCTTCCTTGCAGTTATTTCCCGAAATCAGCAGGAAATATACATGAAAAATCATTCAAAGACATATGGGAAAACTCTGAACTCTTCAATGACCTGCGCGATTTTAAAAAATACAAGGGCAAATGCGGTTCATGCGAATATATAAGTGTATGCGGAGGATGCAGGGCAAGGGCTTATGCTGTTACAGGGGATTATCTTGATGAAGAACCATTCTGCAGTTATATGCCAATAAAAATAAAGAAAAGGAAGGAAAAATGA
- the hflX gene encoding GTPase HflX, translating to MINSDTIKKEDRKIPSVYGNISGLKTNSLQLLERIYRRRIPHDKVITPELARYLTELSAGIGRQIGILIARNGQITHVIAGDAKEIFIPSLEDYSLGRSALRGLRLVHTHLNNEPLNQDDLTDLVLLRLDIIAAIGAKNGLPHSIYTAHLMPQGSEKSIEVSVSEDFHKFDLDFMYFVESLEKEMERKRVFNQKDKREKAILISVSLKPKHEQEDSIEELKELAESTDVLALDTVIQRPKEINPKYLMGEGKLKDVVINALNKGASLLIFDQDLSPSQVREIGGLTELKVIDRSQLILDIFSRRAHSRDGKVQVELAQLKYRLPRLTGKGTAMSRLMGGIGGRGPGEMKLEIDRRRVRDRIILLEKELKSLSEARRQRKHRRVERKVPIVSIIGYTNAGKSTLLNSLTKSDVFVESKMFATLDTASRRLRFPREREIIITDTVGFIRDLPKDLMAAFRTTLEELQDADLLLHLVDISNPRFEQQIISVENILKELNLSEKKKIMVFNKIDKISLSEAQGIANRYNAIAISAINQQTFKILLDVIEKNIWDEKESVLQV from the coding sequence TTGATTAACTCTGATACAATAAAAAAGGAGGACAGAAAAATTCCATCAGTCTACGGAAATATCTCAGGATTAAAAACAAATTCTCTCCAATTACTTGAAAGAATTTACCGCCGCAGGATTCCGCATGACAAGGTCATTACTCCTGAGCTAGCAAGATATCTTACAGAGCTTTCAGCTGGCATTGGAAGACAGATCGGCATCTTAATAGCAAGGAACGGCCAGATAACTCATGTTATTGCCGGAGATGCAAAAGAGATATTCATTCCTTCTCTTGAAGATTACAGCCTTGGAAGAAGTGCTTTAAGAGGCCTGCGTCTTGTCCACACCCATTTAAACAACGAACCATTAAATCAGGACGACTTAACAGACCTTGTTCTTTTAAGACTCGATATCATTGCAGCCATAGGAGCAAAAAATGGTCTGCCTCATAGCATTTATACCGCGCACCTCATGCCGCAGGGTTCTGAAAAGAGCATAGAGGTTTCTGTTTCTGAAGATTTCCATAAGTTTGATCTTGATTTTATGTATTTTGTCGAGTCTCTTGAAAAAGAGATGGAGAGGAAACGGGTCTTTAATCAAAAAGATAAACGCGAAAAAGCGATATTGATTAGTGTGTCTCTAAAGCCCAAACACGAGCAGGAAGATTCAATAGAAGAACTCAAAGAGCTTGCAGAATCAACTGACGTGCTTGCGCTTGATACAGTCATTCAAAGACCAAAAGAAATAAATCCAAAGTATTTGATGGGTGAGGGGAAGCTAAAGGATGTTGTCATAAATGCTCTTAACAAAGGCGCATCACTTCTTATATTTGATCAGGATCTGAGTCCTTCACAGGTAAGAGAGATTGGCGGATTGACCGAGTTAAAGGTAATAGACCGCTCTCAGTTGATCCTTGATATATTTTCGAGGCGCGCTCATAGCAGGGACGGCAAAGTTCAAGTTGAGCTTGCACAACTCAAATACAGGCTGCCAAGACTCACAGGCAAGGGAACAGCAATGTCACGTCTCATGGGCGGCATTGGCGGAAGAGGTCCGGGTGAGATGAAGCTCGAGATTGACAGAAGGCGTGTGAGGGACAGGATTATTCTTCTTGAAAAAGAACTTAAATCATTGAGCGAGGCAAGAAGGCAGAGAAAACACAGGAGAGTTGAAAGGAAAGTGCCGATTGTCTCTATAATCGGCTATACGAATGCAGGGAAATCAACTCTTCTTAATTCGCTCACCAAGAGCGATGTGTTTGTTGAATCAAAGATGTTTGCAACGCTCGATACAGCAAGCAGGCGCTTAAGATTCCCAAGGGAAAGAGAGATAATCATCACAGACACTGTTGGTTTTATAAGAGACCTTCCTAAGGATTTGATGGCGGCTTTCAGAACAACTCTTGAAGAACTTCAAGATGCTGACCTGCTTCTGCATTTAGTTGATATATCCAATCCTAGATTTGAGCAGCAGATAATTTCCGTAGAGAATATTTTAAAAGAATTGAATTTATCAGAAAAAAAGAAGATTATGGTTTTTAATAAGATAGACAAGATTTCACTTAGTGAAGCGCAGGGCATAGCAAACCGTTACAATGCCATTGCAATATCCGCTATAAATCAACAAACATTTAAAATACTTCTCGATGTAATAGAAAAAAACATATGGGATGAAAAAGAATCAGTCTTGCAGGTATAA